gtgtgtgtgtgtgtgtgtgtgtgtgtgtgtgtgtgtgtgtgtgtgtgtgtgtgtgtgtgtgtgtgtgtgtgtgtgtgtgtgtgtgtgtctcagctaCCTGAATGACTTGGGGAGAATAGCCCAAGCAGACTACATTCCCACCCAGCCTGATGTGCTGCGCACCCGGGTGAAGACTACAGGCATTGTAGAGACACATTTCACCTTCAAAGATCTCCATTTCAAGTGAGTGGATGCTCCAATATCcatgaaagagtgtgtgtgtgcgtatgcactTTGAGGGGGCACTTTGAATGCTGTCCACATTTAACTGCACTGCACTACACTGTGGCCAAATTGGAGCTGCATGTATGAATTTGTTTGCTAGGGTCATCCAAAAAAGCACACATCTATCCTTCCTGTTGtagctgtttttgctgtttctctTCACGTCTTCACGGCATCCAGGAAGACTAGATTTAGACCACAGGTCCTTGGATCTCCTGAGCCCAAGCCTATTGATTTCCTGCCATCCCCGCGCTCCGCCTGAGCTCAGCTGTTCGATCTCTGGCCCATGTTGAGCTTCTGCACGGTGATCTTGTGCATTGGGTTGGGTTATACGGCCGTAGTCTGCACCGGCCCTGGATCCAGTGAGTCGTgtctcccaccacacacatagGAGTTACATGCCGTGATCAACTCCTTTGCCCATTCTAAAAGAAAAGCTGTGGCCATATCAGGACTGTACTGGGCTAAGATTTAACAGCATACGATGCACGGGGATTCCAACTGTGTCGGCAGTTAGCCGGATGGGAATCTGACTGTCATTGTTCAGCGTGTGAATTATGGAAAGCACTTGGaaaattgcatttttctgtGCCAATTTCATTCTCCATTTCTGCGGGTGTCGCATGCGCACCGCAGCGATGCATCTACACCTGTACATGGGGGAAAATGACAGTTACAACAAGTCTTGGACCCCTTCGGATGGGCTTGGGCGAAGGGAGTTTCAAACTCGCCGCGTGGGCGCGTTTCAGCAAGCTTGTGCTTGCACCACCTACGATATAATAAACGCGACACCCATGGTGGATATCGGATATCAGCAGTGTGTAAAACCGGCTAGCAAACCCCAGTCTTCGTGCGTGTGCGTATACATATGACATGTATACATGCGGCAGAGCCCGTAACTGCAGGCTGGCGGATATTTCCGTCCCCGCTAGGTTAAAGGGACCCTCCCCCAATCCTCGGCCCACCCGTTCGCCTCATTGCAGCCTCCATCCTTTGCTCGTCTGGGGCCGTATCATGGATGGCAGATAATGCTGGAGTGAGTAACGGCTGGAAATGCTGATACGGTGGCGGAATGAAGCAGAGGTCGACTGCGGAATGGCTCTTTGAAGGACCGGGCAGTGCTCTCCGTAATTATGAGCCGCTGAGGAAAGGTCGCAGCTGTGCCGGGCCACTTCAAAGGTGGTGGCCTGAGGGCAGAGGGAACGCTATCAATCCACTTCTTAAGACTTCTTAATggaaagtgtgtgcgtgcatgcgcgtgtgtgtgaggtggagggggggggggggtgtcactgTGACGATGGCGCAGCTTCTGACTGGGAATGTCAAGGAAGCTGAGGGAGGTGGTCGtggcagacagagagcaagtgAAAACAGTTCCTAGGAAGAGCACATGGCTTCCCAGGACTGCTGATGCAGCCCTGCGTGGAGACAGTGCTGATTTAATGCAGTCATGTCTCTTagaagtgaaggagaaagagaatgtttgtgtgggtgtgggtgtgtgtgtgtgtgtgtgtgtgtgtgtgtgtgtgtgtgggtgggtgggtgggttgcGTGCTTGCATGCCCGCCCCTCTTCTTGATCACTGCAGAGATCTGTAAGCTCGTACACGCAGCATCTGGAGGGGAGCAGGTAGcattcagcaaaacacacagagctgcagtaGCACATTGTGACTGTTAATGTCTCCAACTCTCGCCCTCGTCCAGACAcgggtgggggttggggagtGTACGGAATATGCAGACATCGCACCCCTGTGCTGAGAGCTGGAGAGGTTGCAGTAGATGGTGCGTCGTAGTCTTCCTCCCCTCTACATGTGCCAGGGAAACCTTGTCTACATAAGACAGGGTGGagaagattgtgtgtgtttgtgtttgtctttctcccttgctctctcctccctccacctGTCCCTTGGCCTGGTGTAACCAAGGCAACTGTGCCCACACAGAAATGCCACCAAATGTCACTGAAATGGTAGCCAGCCGTGGGCTCGTCGCACATGTcctgaggaaaagaagtgaAGGTGATGGGCTGTCTTCAGGTTCAGAGATgacagggtgggggtggttgtgcgcgcgcgcgtgtgtgtgtgtgtgtgctctttatttattattgatcTGTTCCTCTGGTGcgtttatatagcacttttctcGTACCCAAGGTCACTTCACAAACACTCCAGGGAGGAGTACGATGTAGAGTTTTCTGAAGCTATGATACCTTTTGAATgttaatgcgtgtgtgtgtgtctgcgctcTCCACAGGATGTTTGATGTCGGTGGCCAGCGCTCGGAGAGGAAGAAATGGATTCACTGTTTCGAGGGCGTTACCGCCATCATCTTCTGTGTTGCTATGAGTGCTTATGACCTGGTGCTGGCTGAGGATGAAGAGATGGTCAGTCTCaccttcctcatcttcatcagtgTAACACTTCCAACCAGACTTCCATTCGCCTTGTGCAGCCTGTATATTGTGTAGAATCCTAATGTTCTGGGTGGTGTTATGtctgttatatatttatgtatgtttgtgtccatTTAAGGGTAATTTCATTTCTATTGGATTGAATGAAACTGAACAGCTAGGGTCAGCCATGCAGACATGGTCCCACACCACAGACATCACTGAACCACGTTTTCATAGCCATCTTCTAACTGTTTACAGGCAGCCTTCGCGAGTTAGCCGTACAAACATaattttgtctgtctttttctcccttttctctttgcatctccccccccccccccccagaaccGGATGCACGAGAGCATGAAGCTGTTTGACAGCATCTGCAACAACAAGTGGTTCACAGAGACCTCAatcatcctcttcctcaacaAGAAGGATCTGTTCCAGGAGAAGATTGCACACAGCCCCCTGACCATCTGTTTCCCTGAGTATGCAGGTACCACGGAAACCCTCCTCCAGTCCACCAATCACAGTGCAGTATTCGGGTTGCAATAAAGGAAGCAAATGGTTTCCGATTCCCCAGGGACCCGCCGTTCCAAGTCGGGATCGTTTTCTTAGCTTTGCCGAGTGCTAATGGAAGCGAATGACAGCTGGCTAAAGAGCCGTCATTAAATCAGTAAGGGCGTCCCGTAAGTGCCAGTCTATTCTAAGCAGCATTTTAATTATCGAAAGTTCAGCGATAATCGGTGGCCAGTCGAAGTATTGATTGAGTAATTAAAGGTATTAAATGGTCCCTAGAAGTTCTTCTGCGAGATGTCAAGGTTGACAGATCTCCTCAAGAAAGAAGTCAAAGGATGAAGCCGCGCTTACCGTATCGTGTTCCGGACGGCGTCCGTccgcggtttttttttttttctttccttttcttttcttttcttttcccgGCTCGCggcctccttctctctttcacgGGCTGACGTTTACATTTTGTCCTCCTGACCCTCCCTGCAGGCAGCAGCACGTACGAAGAGGCGTCCGAATACATCCGCACCAAGTTCGAGGACCTGAACAAGAAGAAGGACACCAAGGAGATCTACTCCCATTTCACCTGTGCCACGGACACAAAGAACATCCAGTTCGTCTTCGATGCCGTCACCGACGTCATCATCAAGAACAACCTGAGGGACTGCGGACTCTTCTAGAAGAACAGGGTTGAGGTGAAAGGCCATatgcatacactcactcacatccACCACTCCCAGCTCACATATAATCATACGTACATGGccccgcatacacacacaataacacttgCGTTCGCATTCATTCTTACCCTCACATATAGGCACTcgcgcgcgagcacacacacacacacacacacacacacttgcattcatACACAATGAACAAGACACACGCAGACTTTCACACACTGTGTAATGTACTAAATGTTAATGTTCGTGTATGTACTTCACTCAAgaacactctatctctctctctctctctctctctctctctcttgctctctctctctcattcagatTACTTGAACTGTTGTGTTGtgcaggtggaggtgaggaACATATTCACACTCCCTGCACTGGCCCACCATAACTCTGTAATTCCTGCATCAACCTAATTTTGGGACGACAGAGAGTCCCGAGGAGCCGCACAGAATTCCAGCAATGGCCGATATCCCAACCCGCCGATGTCTTCTtgccccctcacccacccctcaCTCCTTAGTCCCCCAAAGCTcattctgtgtttcatttgtaaACAGCAGTTCCACAAATCTTGTATCATTAACTCCCTTCGGCTTTGACCACAATCGAgagtttgtattttttcattcatgttttttgttgtttctcttcttcctttatTTTTTGAGTAATAGAGGctacaaaaacacttttttatATGAATACTGTCATTTTACTTTAGAAAAATTTGATGTGCAAattttattaaacttttaattgcagaaaatgtgtttttataaaaaACTACAGACAGATAGAAgtaagaaaatgaaagtgttgtttttgtttgttttttaaataatgtttacataTCATCATTTAGAGGTAAACAAAACATCATCGTgcatgatgggggggggggggggaagaaaaccTATTAGCATAGTAATCGCTGCACAATCTCATAACATTACTTTCtgaaaatacatataaaataataatagtgatgAAAAAATAGAGATGAACAAAAACAATCTACAAAACGCtgtggcagggggtggggtttaatgtgtgtgtgtgtgtgtgtgtgtgagattagtcTCTTGTTCGTTCATCGTACCACTCCAGAACCCCGTTTGCAGTACATAATGTCACCATGCACGGAGAAATGGTTAAGCAATGAGAAGCAAAAATCtaactgcatttaaaaagggtcgttaattgtttttgttttgttcgtGTCAAAGTTTGAAAATGCTTTCAAAGTCCTATATaatgatttaaattaaataaaagttaagTCACTAGAGGGCTTTTTGTCACTTGTAATCAATGGAAGGTGTTCGTAGTCACAGGTGTAACTGAAATGGGCCGGATCAGGAGGCTGCCCCTGCCCGTGCTGACGTGAGGGATGTGGGCTCATAATGTACATAGAATTATATAGAATTATACATAGATGTTGGTAGAacaatcttctctctctctctctctctctctctctctctctctctctctctctctctctctctcgtcttttttctcattttagtTTACAGAAAAGACAAGTATTGAAATCAATTTTGCTGCAGTAGCATCAGAAAACAAGTCAGACGTAGCAAACCGTTATTGGGAAGCGGCGAGTGCGAAAGAATGAATGTGAAGACTGGCAAGACTTGGGAGCAGTGTTCGCTAGCAGCTTTTCAGGTTTTCTTCCTTTACTATacctaataaaataaagatgttttgAAGCCCATTCTTTTCGGATTTAGTCTCGGTAGTCAGAAAACTGAGCTGATAAAAACTGGTATTGGTGTTGCGCACGTCTTTGGGAAGGCGAATACCGCCATCTAGCGATGGCTTCGTGGAACAGCAATGGTACGGGCCGATGAATCGCCTACAAAGCCTACAACGTTTTGACAATAGAGACTCTAACTCTGCATGGCTACAAATGCTACACTGAAGAACCTGCATGTTTCTCACATTTTAGCAAACATGGCGCTGTCAGTTTTTGACAGTGCAACTGTATTCATTTTTGTCCTCTTCATTTCCGCTCATAACTGAGACTGGAATGAGCTGAAAGTCCTGGTCTTAACTATTCACTCTGATCTGAAGTCAGTTGATTTCACCTCCCCTACCCTACCCTCTTTTGTCATTCGCACACTGATTGGACTGCAAGCAGTTTATGTTGTTCTGACAAGAGTTCACTGTCATTCAGCAGACTGGGACTGCGCCACACTGAAGGGTGTGGCTGTGGTGGCCTACACttaaaaaggtttgtgtgtgagtgagcacaGTACAAGTACAACCGAAGAGAAAGTGGTGTGTGCGCGGGCGTCCATGTCGGTGGTCTGCATGCAGAGATCTCAGCTCAGCTGTGTGtaatctgtgcatgtgtgttgtgtatacaTACAGTACAGGGAAGGAACACGCAGAGTATGTGGTTGTGCACACGTGTGAATGTGAATCTACTGGATGTAACCaaggtaaagtgtgtgtgtgtgagtgtgtgttgtgcctaAGATGAGCAGCCTCCCAAGAGCAGTGGCAGAGTTCCCATGTAAGAAGAATACTGCGAAGTACTGAACCAGAGCTCAGGAGTCCAGCCTTCCCCAGCATCTATggagcttacacacacacacattaagccTCTTCATTGCAGTTGTGCCTGACTCATGTACCACAACCCCTGTAATCATCTTTGTTAAGGGTGACAGATCGACAATGAAGTCAGAAGGTTCCATACACAATGCATCTGTGGAGGCCCAGCAGTTTAAAGCAGCTATGTTTAGTTCTGCTACTGGACCGTTTAGAGTTTCACCAGCCCAGACCCACCTGTTGCACTTCAATCAGCTAATTGCCTTCCCTTCCTAAATTCAGTCGAGAGTGTAAGAGAAGGGATAACAGAAAAATGCTCAAGGGTGGGCGACTAGGATTGAATTTCCCCTTGGTCATCTCCGGTGTTGGAGATCTGCTGCCCTGCACAGTTTAGTTCCAGCACACCTGGTCCTGATATACAGGTGCTGGAGAAGACCTCCAGCAGTTCAGCGGTGTTAGATTGGGGTTGGCGCTAAACCCTTCA
The Electrophorus electricus isolate fEleEle1 chromosome 20, fEleEle1.pri, whole genome shotgun sequence genome window above contains:
- the LOC113579153 gene encoding guanine nucleotide-binding protein G(i) subunit alpha-2-like; the encoded protein is MGCTVSQEDKAASERSRMIDKNLREDGEKAAKEVKLLLLGAGESGKSTIVKQMKIIHEDGYSEDECKQYRAVVYSNTIQSIMAIIKAMGNLKINYEDPTRVDDARQLFALAGTAEEQGVLPEDLSNAITRLWADGGVQSCFIRSREYQLNDSAAYYLNDLGRIAQADYIPTQPDVLRTRVKTTGIVETHFTFKDLHFKMFDVGGQRSERKKWIHCFEGVTAIIFCVAMSAYDLVLAEDEEMNRMHESMKLFDSICNNKWFTETSIILFLNKKDLFQEKIAHSPLTICFPEYAGSSTYEEASEYIRTKFEDLNKKKDTKEIYSHFTCATDTKNIQFVFDAVTDVIIKNNLRDCGLF